In one window of Prevotella sp. E13-17 DNA:
- a CDS encoding putative LPS assembly protein LptD, translated as MIRTRVMDDSLLVDTLPHDTFISPDAKPAAAALKRDTSHMDSLQLAIYKHNKAIDDSLALDSINRKKKNGIDSPVKFSAEDSLVYEAGAGMAHLYGSSHVAYQNMDLTSEKIYLCLDSSLVHATGARDSLGEMLGTPVFKMGSDTYESDTMAFNFKTKKGLIQQVYTQQEDGFLTSELSKRGANGELYLRHGRYTTCDEPHPDFYLALSRAKVRPGKDVVFGPAYLVVADVPLPLAIPYGFFPFTKSYSSGFIMPTYGDETSRGFYLRDGGYYFALSDKMDLKLLGEIYTKGSWGISAASNYRRRYRYSGSFFASYQNTITGEKNMPDYAKQTSFKIQWSHRQDAKANPYSNLSASVNFATSSYERNNLTSMYNPQALTQSTRTSSVSYSTGFSSLGLSLSTTMNLSQNMRDSSIAMTLPDLNISVSRFYPFKRKHLVGKERWYEKIALSYTGRLSNSISTKEDKLLHSSLVKDWRNGMQHNIPVSANFTLFNYININPSFNFTDRTYTNKVKRSWDSDAQTELRDTTYGFYNVYNWNLSLSASTKLYGFYVPSRKLFGDKIQAVRHVLTPSVSFSYAPDFSASRYGYYDTYMKTDANGNVSMVEYSPYQGSLYGVPGKGKTGSLSFDMSNNVEMKIKSDADTTGFKKISLIDELGAAMSYNMAADVRPLSDLSVRLRLKLTKSYTLNMNAVFASYVYEVDSTSGAPRVSEHTTYWQKGKLGRFQGMSQNLSYTIDNNKVANLFKWLRGERVDKKSKNREDDEEEPDEENEVETNLDRDLEKGKRGAKGSDNMAETDEDGYMKFSLPWSLSFGYGVTMRENTDVSKFNYNTMRYPYKFTQNLNVSGNVRLSEGWNISFSSGYDFENKKISMTTASLSRDLHCFNMSCSVVLAPYTSYNFSFRCNASTLTDALKYDKRSSYSNSVQWY; from the coding sequence ATGATTCGAACCAGGGTGATGGACGACTCGTTGTTGGTCGATACACTTCCTCACGACACTTTTATTTCGCCCGATGCCAAGCCTGCAGCCGCAGCGTTGAAGCGTGATACCTCTCACATGGACTCCCTTCAATTGGCAATCTATAAGCACAACAAGGCCATTGATGACTCGTTGGCTCTAGACAGCATCAATCGCAAGAAGAAGAACGGTATCGATTCTCCAGTGAAATTCTCTGCCGAAGACTCGTTGGTCTATGAGGCAGGTGCAGGTATGGCTCATCTCTATGGTTCGTCCCATGTTGCCTATCAAAACATGGACCTCACCAGTGAGAAAATCTATCTCTGTCTCGACTCCTCGTTGGTTCATGCCACAGGTGCCCGCGACAGTCTTGGCGAGATGCTGGGAACACCCGTGTTCAAGATGGGCAGCGACACCTACGAGAGCGACACGATGGCGTTTAACTTCAAGACCAAGAAAGGACTTATCCAGCAGGTTTACACCCAGCAAGAAGACGGTTTCCTGACCAGCGAGTTGTCGAAGCGTGGTGCCAATGGAGAACTCTATCTGCGTCATGGTCGCTATACCACTTGCGATGAACCTCATCCAGATTTCTATTTGGCGCTGTCGCGTGCCAAGGTTCGTCCCGGCAAGGATGTAGTCTTTGGTCCCGCCTATCTGGTGGTGGCCGATGTTCCTCTGCCGTTAGCCATTCCCTATGGTTTCTTCCCTTTTACGAAAAGCTATTCCAGCGGATTCATCATGCCTACCTATGGCGACGAGACCTCGCGTGGTTTCTATCTGCGTGATGGCGGCTACTACTTCGCCCTCAGCGATAAGATGGACCTGAAACTCCTTGGCGAGATCTACACCAAGGGTTCATGGGGCATCAGCGCTGCCAGCAATTACCGTCGTCGCTATAGGTATAGTGGCTCGTTCTTTGCCAGTTACCAGAATACGATTACTGGTGAGAAGAACATGCCCGACTACGCCAAGCAGACCAGCTTCAAGATTCAGTGGTCGCATCGTCAGGATGCCAAGGCAAATCCTTATTCTAATCTCTCTGCCAGTGTCAACTTTGCCACCAGTAGTTACGAGCGCAACAACCTGACGTCGATGTATAATCCCCAGGCTCTGACACAGTCCACCCGCACATCTTCCGTTTCCTATAGCACAGGCTTCTCCAGTTTGGGTCTCAGCCTGAGCACCACCATGAACCTCAGTCAGAACATGCGCGACTCTTCTATCGCTATGACACTGCCCGATCTGAACATCTCCGTGTCGCGTTTCTATCCCTTCAAGCGCAAGCATCTGGTGGGTAAGGAGCGTTGGTACGAGAAGATTGCATTGAGCTATACGGGTCGTCTCTCTAACTCTATCTCTACGAAGGAAGACAAATTGCTGCACTCCAGCTTGGTGAAAGACTGGCGCAATGGCATGCAGCACAACATCCCTGTTTCTGCCAATTTCACGCTGTTCAACTATATCAATATCAACCCCTCGTTCAACTTCACCGACCGAACCTATACCAACAAGGTGAAGCGTTCGTGGGATAGTGATGCCCAAACGGAGCTTCGCGACACCACTTATGGATTCTATAATGTCTATAACTGGAACCTGTCGCTTTCTGCCTCGACGAAACTCTATGGTTTCTATGTACCCTCGCGCAAGCTCTTTGGCGATAAGATTCAGGCCGTGCGCCACGTCCTGACCCCTTCTGTCAGCTTCAGTTATGCGCCCGACTTCAGTGCTTCGCGCTATGGCTATTACGACACCTACATGAAGACCGATGCCAATGGCAATGTGTCTATGGTTGAGTATTCTCCCTATCAGGGTTCGCTCTATGGCGTTCCGGGCAAAGGTAAGACCGGTAGTCTCTCCTTTGATATGTCCAACAATGTAGAGATGAAGATCAAGTCAGATGCCGACACCACTGGTTTCAAGAAGATAAGTCTCATTGACGAGTTGGGGGCAGCCATGTCTTACAATATGGCAGCCGATGTTCGTCCGTTGAGCGACCTCTCTGTTCGTCTGCGATTGAAGCTTACGAAGAGCTACACCCTCAACATGAATGCAGTTTTTGCCAGCTATGTCTATGAAGTTGATTCAACAAGTGGTGCACCTCGTGTCAGCGAACACACCACCTATTGGCAGAAAGGTAAGCTGGGGCGTTTCCAAGGCATGTCTCAGAATCTGTCTTACACCATTGATAATAATAAGGTGGCCAACCTCTTCAAGTGGTTGCGTGGCGAGCGTGTAGATAAGAAGTCGAAGAATCGTGAAGACGATGAAGAAGAACCTGACGAAGAGAACGAAGTTGAAACTAACCTCGATCGCGACCTTGAGAAAGGCAAGCGTGGCGCAAAAGGGTCTGACAATATGGCTGAGACCGACGAGGATGGCTATATGAAGTTCTCGCTGCCTTGGTCGCTCAGTTTTGGTTATGGTGTCACCATGCGTGAGAATACCGATGTCAGCAAGTTCAACTACAACACCATGCGCTATCCTTACAAGTTCACGCAGAACCTCAACGTCAGCGGCAATGTTCGCCTGTCGGAGGGATGGAACATCAGTTTCTCGTCGGGTTACGATTTCGAGAACAAGAAGATATCCATGACCACAGCTTCGCTCAGTCGCGATCTTCACTGTTTCAACATGTCATGCTCTGTGGTTTTGGCACCTTATACCAGCTATAACTTCTCCTTCCGTTGTAATGCCTCAACGCTTACCGATGCGCTGAAGTATGATAAGCGCAGCAGCTATAGCAATAGCGTTCAGTGGTATTAG
- a CDS encoding HDIG domain-containing metalloprotein yields MNYQSIIDQYYAEDDQLRRLLLFHSRQVADRSLAICRQHPELPLDQQFVEEAAMLHDIGIRWCHAPSIFCMGESPYIEHGQIGGRLLRQMGFERHARVCERHTGTGLPGFEPETLEEQLVCYADKFYSKSHPERVLTVDQAAQSLERFGHEGVEKFLAWAKMFE; encoded by the coding sequence GTGAACTATCAATCCATTATAGATCAGTATTATGCAGAAGATGACCAGTTGCGTCGTCTTCTGCTTTTTCATTCCCGTCAGGTTGCCGACCGCAGCCTGGCTATCTGTCGCCAGCATCCAGAGTTGCCGCTCGATCAGCAATTTGTCGAAGAGGCAGCCATGCTCCACGATATCGGCATCCGTTGGTGCCATGCCCCCTCCATCTTCTGTATGGGTGAATCTCCCTATATCGAGCATGGACAGATTGGCGGTCGCTTGTTGCGCCAGATGGGCTTCGAACGCCATGCCCGTGTCTGCGAGCGGCATACCGGCACCGGACTGCCAGGTTTTGAGCCTGAGACCTTAGAAGAACAGCTGGTGTGCTATGCCGATAAGTTTTATTCAAAATCACATCCCGAACGTGTGCTCACCGTCGATCAGGCCGCTCAGAGCCTGGAGCGCTTTGGTCATGAAGGTGTCGAAAAGTTTCTTGCCTGGGCAAAAATGTTTGAATAA